The Triticum aestivum cultivar Chinese Spring chromosome 7B, IWGSC CS RefSeq v2.1, whole genome shotgun sequence genome window below encodes:
- the LOC123162673 gene encoding uncharacterized protein: MDPTVNQGWTSSEVEEARSLIARLNTNKIMYDDNDEKNKKHNYIVNSLHALFPSKTKKQVTNLYVDLTVGMHMTEWREGTHITGGSPQNIFTFCDPVNGNYELPKENGASNTHDIYTMGDHPNENFGAREEEATIMDNNGLSFGCAMEDTGITVTGEAPLMPDNKMVVLENNISIDQPIGAPHQWGFWTDGEPSMGGLVNENFEVQEDEDTTMDDNGFSFRWALEDTRIRNTEEAPMMVDKNKMVVLENNTSTDRPVVAAHQRKFWTKEEHKSFLYGLEVYGRGDWKNISKHFVTTKTPVQVSSHAQKFFKRIQKKASSGTKRYSINDVTLHDNELLAANNSSAPRQTLSFTGLNNDPSFRLQAPTSSFAVMNNLAQCSPSIYNQQVGQQPMWSEQQMMGSTAAVMDGVGNYVPDGQQGSAYFYLGNV; this comes from the exons ATGGATCCAACAGTCAACCAGGGGTGGACCTCATCTGAGGTAGAGGAGGCACGCTCACTCATTGCTAGGCTCAACACCAACAAAATCATGTACGACGACAACGATGAAAAGAACAAGAAGCACAACTACATCGTGAATTCTCTCCATGCATTGTTCCCTTCAAAGACCAAGAAACAGGTAACAAATCTTTACGTTGATCTCACCGTGGGAATGCATATGACCGAGTGGAGGGAGGGGACCCATATTACTGGTGGTAGCCCACAAAACATTTTCACCTTTTGTGACCCTGTCAACGGTAACTATGAGCTACCGAAGGAGAATGGTGCTAGCAACACACACGATATCTACACCATGGGTGACCATCCGAATGAAAACTTTGGGGCACGAGAGGAGGAGGCAACAATCATGGACAATAATGGATTGTCCTTTGGTTGTGCAATGGAGGATACTGGGATCACGGTGACGGGTGAGGCACCGCTGATGCCAGACAACAAGATGGTGGTGTTGGAGAACAATATTTCCATAGATCAACCAATTGGTGCCCCACATCAATGGGGTTTTTGGACCGACGGGGAACCAAG CATGGGTGGCCTTGTTAATGAAAACTTTGAGGTACAAGAGGACGAGGATACCACCATGGATGATAATGGATTTTCATTTCGTTGGGCACTCGAGGATACAAGAATCAGGAACACGGAGGAGGCTCCGATGATGGTAGACAAGAACAAGATGGTGGTCTTGGAGAACAATACTTCCACTGATCGACCAGTTGTTGCCGCACATCAACGAAAGTTTTggaccaaagaggaacacaa GTCATTTCTTTATGGGCTGGAAGTCTATGGCCGTGGCGACTGGAAAAACATATCCAAGCACTTCGTCACCACTAAGACCCCTGTCCAAGTTTCAAGCCATGCACAAAAGTTTTTCAAGAGAATACAGAAAAAGGCATCGTCAGGGACAAAGCGTTACAGCATCAATGATGTCACGCTCCATGACAACGAGCTATTGGCAGCAAATAATAGTTCTGCCCCTCGGCAAACCCTTTCTTTTACTGGCCTCAACAATGACCCAAGCTTTAGGTTGCAGGCTCCGACGAGCTCGTTCGCAGTCATGAACAACCTAGCTCAGTGCTCCCCTTCCATATATAATCAACAAGTGGGTCAGCAGCCAATGTGGAGTGAGCAGCAGATGATGGGTTCTACTGCAGCTGTAATGGACGGGGTAGGAAACTATGTGCCTGATGGCCAACAAGGGTCAGCTTATTTTTATCTTGGCAATGTATGA